From a region of the Nitrospira sp. genome:
- a CDS encoding acetolactate synthase large subunit: MTVAELLVRCLENEGVRFLFTIPGEETLGLLDALTDSSIRVIATRHEQGAAFMADVYGRISGKAGVCLSTLGPGATNLTTGIGDAFLDRAPLVAITGQASLNRRHKESHQYIDVMSMFKPVTKWSTSISKPEVTPEAVRKAFKIAQTEKPGPTHLELPEDVADEHIANTGAVAPLFVQAPVMPEPAPSQVARAVRTIAEAKRPVILAGNGVIRGGASDEVRRFARRLQIPVLHTFMAKGVLPDTDPLSLYTLGLQIRDYAAIVMEQADVVLALGYDFVEYAPCFWNPRRDKRIVHMDVSPAEVDEHYIAEVGVLGDLRLSLDLLGSKLATFHPSWVRDARAIVLDGFEAELSEATSWPIRPQHLIRELRAALGPDDVVICDVGAHKLWMARMFPCDAPNSCIISNGFAAMGIGVPGAVAAKLLFPQRRIVAVTGDGGFLMNSQELETAVRLELPIVILVWRDDGYGVIRWKQQLRYGRTSSVEFTNPDFVRFAQSFGAAGYRVTDLSELPSILREALEANVPAVIDCPIDYQENLRLTERLNRLA; the protein is encoded by the coding sequence ATGACCGTGGCCGAGTTACTCGTAAGGTGTCTCGAGAATGAAGGGGTCCGGTTCTTGTTCACCATCCCTGGCGAAGAGACCCTCGGACTGCTGGATGCACTCACCGATTCGTCGATCCGGGTGATTGCAACTCGGCACGAACAAGGGGCCGCGTTCATGGCGGATGTCTATGGGCGGATCAGTGGGAAGGCCGGTGTCTGCCTTTCAACGCTGGGACCAGGTGCCACGAATCTCACGACCGGGATCGGGGATGCGTTCCTGGATCGAGCGCCTTTGGTGGCCATCACCGGGCAGGCGTCATTGAACCGGCGTCACAAGGAATCCCATCAGTACATCGATGTGATGTCGATGTTCAAACCCGTGACCAAATGGAGCACCTCCATCTCGAAACCCGAGGTCACTCCCGAAGCAGTTCGCAAAGCGTTCAAGATCGCCCAAACCGAGAAGCCGGGCCCGACCCATCTCGAGTTGCCTGAGGATGTGGCCGACGAACACATTGCGAACACCGGTGCCGTCGCTCCTCTCTTCGTGCAAGCGCCGGTCATGCCTGAGCCGGCTCCCAGCCAGGTTGCGCGAGCCGTTCGAACTATCGCCGAAGCCAAGCGCCCGGTAATCCTTGCAGGGAACGGCGTCATCCGTGGAGGAGCCTCCGATGAAGTCCGCCGGTTTGCGCGACGACTCCAAATTCCCGTTCTGCACACCTTCATGGCCAAGGGCGTCCTGCCGGACACTGATCCCCTATCGCTCTATACCCTCGGCCTTCAGATCCGAGACTACGCCGCGATCGTGATGGAGCAGGCCGACGTCGTGCTCGCCCTCGGCTATGACTTCGTAGAATACGCGCCCTGCTTCTGGAATCCTCGTCGTGACAAGCGGATTGTGCATATGGATGTATCGCCCGCGGAAGTGGACGAACATTATATTGCCGAAGTCGGCGTATTAGGAGATCTGCGCCTGTCGTTGGACTTGCTCGGGTCTAAACTGGCAACGTTTCATCCCTCCTGGGTCCGCGATGCCCGCGCAATCGTCCTCGACGGTTTCGAAGCGGAACTTTCCGAAGCTACGTCATGGCCCATTCGTCCACAACATCTTATCCGAGAACTGCGGGCAGCGCTTGGGCCGGATGATGTCGTGATATGCGACGTCGGCGCCCATAAACTTTGGATGGCTCGCATGTTCCCGTGCGACGCGCCCAACTCCTGCATCATCTCAAACGGGTTTGCCGCCATGGGGATCGGGGTGCCGGGAGCCGTCGCCGCCAAATTACTGTTCCCCCAGCGTCGGATCGTGGCCGTCACCGGCGACGGAGGGTTTCTGATGAATTCGCAAGAGCTGGAAACGGCGGTGCGTCTCGAATTGCCGATCGTCATCCTTGTATGGCGGGACGACGGATACGGCGTGATCCGTTGGAAGCAACAGCTACGGTATGGCCGAACGTCGAGCGTCGAGTTCACTAATCCCGACTTTGTGCGCTTCGCGCAAAGTTTCGGCGCAGCCGGGTATCGGGTCACAGATCTCTCGGAGTTACCATCTATTCTTCGCGAAGCCCTCGAGGCGAATGTGCCGGCCGTGATCGATTGTCCCATTGATTATCAGGAAAATCTCAGGCTGACCGAACGCCTGAACCGACTTGCGTAG
- a CDS encoding Ku protein — MSRVLWKGAISFGLVHIPVGLYSAEQRNSFDLTLLDRRDMKPVGFKRYNKETEEEVPWDQIVKGYEYEKDRYVVLTDEDFRRANIEATQTVDILRFVDEQEIAPMYFETPYYLAPERRGEKGYALLRQTLKQTRKVGIANVVIRTRQYVAALLPVDDMIVLNTLRYANEVKPAEKLDELPKSLKTVGVTSRETDMAMKLVEEMTGDWNPRDYHDSYHEDLLKLIDKRIKAGQTEVITATEGEETEEEPKRGDVVDLMALLKRSVQNKAKGRESSSGHQRARPHTVRPRRKTA, encoded by the coding sequence ATGTCACGAGTTCTGTGGAAAGGCGCGATCAGTTTTGGACTGGTCCATATTCCCGTCGGGCTGTACTCAGCCGAACAGCGGAACAGCTTCGACCTGACCTTGTTGGATCGCCGCGATATGAAACCTGTCGGATTCAAGCGATACAACAAAGAGACGGAAGAGGAAGTGCCCTGGGATCAAATCGTGAAAGGCTATGAGTATGAAAAGGACCGGTATGTCGTGCTGACGGATGAAGATTTTCGACGGGCCAACATCGAGGCCACGCAGACGGTGGACATTTTGCGCTTTGTCGACGAACAAGAGATCGCTCCGATGTACTTCGAGACGCCCTACTACTTGGCGCCCGAACGGCGCGGAGAAAAAGGCTACGCTCTCCTGCGGCAAACGTTGAAACAGACACGCAAGGTCGGGATCGCCAATGTCGTGATCCGTACGCGCCAATACGTGGCGGCGCTGCTTCCGGTGGACGACATGATCGTGCTGAATACGCTTCGCTATGCCAATGAGGTTAAGCCGGCCGAGAAATTGGACGAGCTGCCGAAAAGTCTCAAAACCGTCGGAGTGACGTCCAGAGAAACCGACATGGCCATGAAACTCGTCGAAGAAATGACGGGAGATTGGAATCCAAGAGACTATCACGATAGCTATCATGAAGACCTGCTCAAGCTGATCGACAAGCGGATCAAGGCAGGACAGACCGAAGTCATCACCGCTACGGAGGGCGAAGAAACAGAGGAAGAGCCGAAGCGCGGAGACGTCGTGGATTTGATGGCGTTGCTCAAACGAAGCGTACAGAATAAAGCGAAAGGACGTGAGTCTTCCTCCGGTCATCAACGAGCAAGGCCGCACACGGTTCGACCTCGACGTAAGACGGCCTAA
- the glgC gene encoding glucose-1-phosphate adenylyltransferase gives MRQVRTLAMIMAGGKGERLMPLTSVRTKPAIPFGGKYRIIDFVLSNMLNSGITANYVLVQYRSQSLIEHLRESWRIAGRIRDHFITVVPPQMRARGGWYEGTADAVYHNLNLIADFRPDVVAVFGADHIYRMDVSQMIQFHRDCGAEVTVAALPVPIGQASQFGIIEVDANNRMIGFEEKPHRAKPLSGQPTMALSSMGNYIFDTSVLLRTLERDAAQSGGHDFGRNIIPDLIGRQKVYVYDFLRNEVPGLRSYEEKGYWRDVGTIDAYWQANMDLLGQTPRFDLRNKEWPILAAGYDGPSASVVQTRADESMIGEGSQIVDAQIKRSVIGRGVRIEPGAFLDECVIMDGVHIGAQVRLSRVIADRFSSIPAESDIDHREASHVPGCHVSPTGLVVIPRNTTVSARAMQPLA, from the coding sequence ATGAGACAAGTCCGGACGTTGGCGATGATTATGGCGGGCGGCAAGGGCGAGCGCCTTATGCCGCTCACCTCGGTACGCACGAAGCCGGCCATTCCCTTTGGAGGTAAGTATCGAATCATCGACTTTGTCCTCAGCAACATGCTCAATTCCGGCATTACCGCAAACTATGTGCTTGTCCAATATCGTTCGCAATCGCTGATCGAACATCTCCGCGAGTCCTGGCGCATCGCCGGACGGATCAGAGATCATTTTATTACCGTTGTGCCTCCTCAGATGCGCGCGCGCGGAGGATGGTACGAGGGCACTGCCGATGCGGTGTATCACAATCTCAACTTGATCGCGGACTTTCGGCCCGATGTGGTGGCGGTATTCGGGGCCGACCATATCTATCGGATGGATGTTTCGCAAATGATCCAATTTCATCGGGACTGCGGAGCGGAGGTGACGGTGGCGGCGTTGCCCGTGCCTATCGGACAAGCGTCCCAATTCGGCATCATCGAGGTCGATGCGAATAACCGAATGATCGGATTCGAGGAGAAACCCCATCGTGCGAAGCCTCTTTCGGGGCAACCGACGATGGCGCTGTCCTCGATGGGCAACTATATTTTCGACACGTCGGTTTTGTTGCGCACACTCGAACGAGATGCCGCCCAGTCCGGAGGCCACGACTTCGGCCGGAATATCATTCCCGACCTCATCGGACGCCAAAAAGTCTATGTCTATGACTTTCTGCGGAATGAGGTGCCGGGACTTCGGTCCTACGAAGAAAAAGGGTATTGGCGTGATGTCGGAACCATCGATGCCTACTGGCAGGCGAATATGGACCTCTTGGGGCAAACGCCGCGGTTTGATTTGCGGAACAAAGAGTGGCCGATTCTCGCTGCGGGATATGACGGACCGTCCGCGTCGGTGGTGCAAACCCGTGCCGACGAATCAATGATCGGAGAAGGAAGCCAAATCGTGGATGCCCAGATCAAACGGTCGGTCATTGGACGTGGGGTCCGCATTGAGCCCGGAGCATTCTTGGACGAATGCGTCATCATGGACGGGGTCCATATCGGAGCGCAGGTACGGCTGTCCCGGGTGATTGCGGATCGCTTCAGCAGCATCCCTGCCGAAAGCGATATCGATCATCGCGAGGCATCTCACGTTCCGGGTTGTCATGTTTCCCCGACAGGCCTCGTCGTCATTCCGCGCAACACAACCGTATCGGCAAGAGCGATGCAGCCTCTCGCATGA
- a CDS encoding phage holin family protein, with product MTAQEETRSSRNGLFGLLMGLVGDVRTLIRQELQLMRDEFHAETKKACQAAVSIGVGIGLTLIGGIFALIMIVHMLHQFANLPLWACYGAIGIVLLAVGALLLVNATQALQNFNLIPRRTLHSLKEDAQCIKDHIPSNKI from the coding sequence GTGACGGCTCAAGAAGAGACGCGCTCGTCGAGGAACGGACTGTTCGGACTTCTCATGGGTCTGGTGGGAGATGTGCGGACTTTGATCCGTCAAGAACTTCAGCTCATGCGGGATGAGTTCCATGCGGAGACCAAAAAGGCTTGCCAGGCGGCAGTTTCGATCGGGGTTGGAATAGGCTTGACCCTCATCGGCGGTATATTCGCGCTCATTATGATCGTTCATATGCTGCATCAATTCGCCAATCTTCCATTGTGGGCCTGCTATGGAGCGATCGGGATCGTCCTCTTAGCCGTCGGCGCGCTGCTTCTGGTCAATGCCACGCAAGCATTACAGAATTTCAATTTAATTCCGCGCCGAACCCTCCATTCACTGAAGGAAGACGCTCAATGTATCAAAGATCACATACCGTCGAACAAGATCTAA
- the treY gene encoding malto-oligosyltrehalose synthase: MMPDLPVLATYRLQLNGEFGFRHARSVTSYLNDLGITHCYSSSLLAAVPGSTHGYDIIDPSRLNPELGTEEDFRNWSVDLRALGMGLILDVVPNHMGIAQALNRRWYDVLENGPASRHARVFDIDWHPLKKELKNKVLLPILPDQYGKVLEREHITLAYDDEHLVVRCGACRLPLAPRTWGKVLAYRLDQWVQEHSQTDHGEAVMELQSILTAIRNLPGIDDTSEPKLEERERETGVIRKRLATLMRDSPVVTAFVGENIRLFNGTRGIPQSFDLLDELLNEQAYRLASWEVASEEINYRRFFDINELAAIRMEEASVFHDSHQMVFQLLRDGIVVGLRIDHVDGLYDPQVYLEQLQSWARREWGHEATHLPLFIVVEKILANDETLSEAWPVEGTTGYEFLNTINGLFINQAHERAFTDLYHRMTGRRQSYAEMAYEAKQLIMRASMASEVNVLGHQLNVISERDRGSRDFTLNSLTNAIREIIASFPVYRTYVREGAQPVSERDRVCIQKAVAHAKRRNPVSGSEVFDFIRELLLKQHDLCVRDSDEVTRFIMKFQQATSPVTAKGIEDTAFYRYNRFLSLNEVGGEPQQFGLSPDHFHRRMTERHARWPKALSATATHDTKRGEDARARLNVLSEIPDQWKAKVNRWAKWNARHRIEVDGEAVPDANDEYLFYQTCMGVWPPGEMTEHEHGDLCRRIEQYMEKATREAKVHTSWVNPNKAYEEGVRRFVQTVLSPGHTNKFLPDFLGFKEQVTRAGFINSLAQTTIKLAAPGTPDFYQGSELWDWNLVDPDNRRPVDYALRGKLLEELHAIRFRNDRAELVRGLMDHANDGRIKLYLILMGLHCRRIHPEVFVHGRYVPLESEGPAANHLVAFVRHHGMKMVMAVVPRLNSMRLAESADSVWGETCIVMPPEWRPQQLQELLSGRSIDSVRKGDRFVVRAADLFAVCPVGLLEGDLPEPSQLGSQ, translated from the coding sequence ATGATGCCAGACCTTCCCGTGCTCGCCACGTACCGACTTCAACTCAACGGAGAATTCGGATTCCGGCACGCCCGATCCGTGACGTCATACCTGAACGATCTAGGGATTACCCATTGCTACAGTTCCTCATTACTGGCCGCCGTGCCCGGCAGCACGCACGGGTATGACATCATCGATCCGTCGCGCTTGAATCCCGAACTTGGGACTGAGGAGGATTTTCGTAACTGGAGCGTAGATCTCCGAGCGCTGGGCATGGGACTGATCCTGGACGTCGTGCCGAATCATATGGGTATCGCCCAAGCGTTGAATCGAAGATGGTACGACGTGCTGGAAAATGGGCCGGCGTCCCGTCATGCGCGCGTGTTCGATATCGATTGGCACCCGCTCAAAAAAGAGCTCAAGAATAAGGTTCTGCTGCCCATCCTACCGGACCAATATGGAAAGGTGCTTGAGCGGGAGCACATTACGTTAGCCTATGACGATGAACACCTGGTGGTCCGATGTGGTGCATGCCGTCTGCCCTTGGCGCCCCGGACATGGGGGAAGGTGCTGGCATACAGGCTCGATCAGTGGGTGCAGGAGCATAGCCAAACCGACCATGGCGAGGCGGTCATGGAGTTGCAGAGCATTTTGACGGCTATTCGCAATCTTCCGGGAATCGATGACACCAGCGAGCCGAAGCTTGAAGAGCGTGAACGCGAGACAGGGGTTATCCGTAAACGTCTGGCCACCTTGATGCGGGATAGTCCGGTTGTCACCGCATTTGTAGGGGAAAACATCCGCCTCTTCAATGGCACGCGGGGAATACCCCAGAGCTTTGACTTGCTCGATGAACTGTTGAATGAACAGGCCTACCGATTGGCTTCGTGGGAAGTCGCATCCGAGGAAATCAACTATCGGCGGTTCTTCGACATCAACGAGTTGGCCGCCATTCGCATGGAAGAAGCCTCGGTCTTCCATGATTCGCATCAGATGGTGTTTCAGCTCCTACGGGATGGAATCGTGGTTGGCCTGCGCATCGACCATGTCGATGGGCTCTATGATCCACAGGTGTATTTGGAGCAGCTCCAATCCTGGGCCCGCCGCGAATGGGGGCACGAGGCGACGCACCTTCCGCTCTTTATCGTCGTCGAAAAGATCCTGGCGAATGATGAAACGCTGTCCGAGGCTTGGCCTGTGGAGGGCACGACCGGATACGAGTTTCTCAATACCATCAATGGCCTGTTCATCAACCAGGCGCATGAGCGGGCGTTCACCGACCTCTATCACCGGATGACCGGGCGGCGGCAAAGTTACGCCGAAATGGCCTATGAAGCGAAACAGCTGATCATGCGGGCTTCCATGGCGAGCGAGGTCAACGTCCTCGGCCATCAGCTCAACGTAATCTCGGAGCGGGATCGAGGATCGAGAGACTTCACGCTTAACAGTTTGACGAACGCGATCCGGGAAATCATCGCCAGCTTCCCGGTCTATCGCACCTATGTGAGGGAAGGAGCCCAGCCGGTGAGCGAGCGGGATCGGGTATGCATCCAGAAGGCCGTGGCTCACGCCAAACGCCGCAATCCCGTTAGCGGAAGCGAGGTATTCGACTTCATTCGCGAGTTGCTGCTGAAGCAGCATGACCTCTGCGTGCGGGACAGCGACGAAGTCACGCGTTTCATCATGAAATTTCAGCAGGCGACCAGCCCGGTGACGGCCAAAGGCATCGAAGACACGGCGTTCTATCGTTACAATCGCTTTCTATCGCTCAATGAGGTCGGAGGCGAGCCGCAGCAATTCGGTCTTTCTCCGGACCACTTCCATCGCCGAATGACCGAGCGACACGCCAGATGGCCCAAGGCACTGTCCGCCACGGCCACGCATGACACGAAGCGGGGCGAGGATGCCCGAGCACGGCTGAATGTCCTGTCGGAAATTCCGGACCAATGGAAAGCGAAAGTGAACCGGTGGGCAAAATGGAATGCCAGGCATCGCATCGAAGTCGACGGCGAGGCAGTCCCGGATGCCAACGACGAATATCTGTTCTATCAAACCTGCATGGGAGTGTGGCCGCCCGGTGAAATGACGGAGCATGAGCACGGTGATCTGTGTCGCCGGATCGAACAGTACATGGAGAAGGCCACACGTGAAGCAAAAGTCCACACGAGCTGGGTCAATCCGAATAAGGCCTACGAGGAGGGCGTGCGCCGATTTGTACAAACCGTATTGTCCCCCGGCCACACCAACAAATTTCTCCCTGATTTTCTCGGATTCAAAGAGCAGGTGACGCGCGCGGGGTTCATCAATTCGCTTGCGCAAACGACGATCAAGCTGGCCGCACCCGGCACTCCGGATTTTTACCAAGGAAGTGAACTTTGGGATTGGAATCTGGTCGATCCGGACAATCGACGACCCGTCGACTATGCGCTTCGAGGAAAATTGCTGGAGGAGCTGCATGCCATCCGATTCCGGAACGACCGTGCGGAATTGGTACGCGGACTCATGGATCATGCCAATGACGGCCGCATCAAGCTGTACCTGATCTTGATGGGTCTTCATTGCCGGCGGATACATCCTGAGGTGTTTGTGCATGGTCGATATGTCCCGCTCGAGTCAGAAGGGCCTGCTGCAAATCATCTCGTGGCGTTTGTGCGTCATCATGGAATGAAGATGGTGATGGCGGTGGTGCCGCGGCTCAACTCTATGCGGCTGGCTGAATCAGCCGATTCGGTATGGGGTGAAACCTGCATCGTCATGCCTCCGGAGTGGAGACCCCAGCAGCTCCAGGAACTTCTCAGCGGTCGTTCGATTGATTCCGTGCGCAAGGGAGACCGCTTCGTGGTGCGTGCCGCGGATCTATTCGCTGTCTGTCCTGTAGGGTTACTGGAGGGGGATCTACCGGAACCATCCCAATTGGGCTCGCAGTAA